The following are encoded together in the Primulina tabacum isolate GXHZ01 chromosome 18, ASM2559414v2, whole genome shotgun sequence genome:
- the LOC142533891 gene encoding strychnine-11-hydroxylase-like, whose amino-acid sequence MSGEIFFILFIWFVASLFSFLLMKKKKMKYIGKGRLPIGPKPLPIIGHLHHLGKLPHRSLKELSKIYGDLMFLRLGSVPTLVVSSADMAREIFKEHDLAFSGRPSLYAAKKLTYNLSTVAFAPYGEYWREIRKIAVLELLTVKRIQSFVQIRDEEVGRMIDSIAQHAKKLVNVSQLSFSLLNNVVCRVAFGTTSPDNHANGYGKMTRFQEILLEVELFEAGFNVADYFPWLAWLNKFNGVDRKLDKIFRDLDWFVDKAIHEHRDPKRVTTDHEDIIDVLLRIQKEPNKVIALDDKHIKGVLVGIFSAGTDTSSATIEWTMTELMRNPKVKERVQQEVRTICKGKDKIEENDLQKLTYLKLVVKESLRLHPPAPLLVPRETIENCTIAQKYEIPTKTRVMFNASAIGTDPKYWKNPEQFFPERFLDSDIDFRGQHFELLPFGSGRRGCPGINFALSLVELALANLLFFFNWELPEGMTLEDLDMEESLGITMHKKISLFLIPSPARAL is encoded by the exons ATGAGTGGTGAAATTTTCTTCATACTTTTCATCTGGTTTGTAGCATCTTTATTCTCGTTTTtgttgatgaagaagaagaaaatgaaatatataGGAAAAGGACGTCTTCCAATTGGCCCTAAACCACTCCCAATAATTGGCCATCTTCATCATCTTGGAAAGTTACCTCATCGATCCCTCAAAGAATTGTCCAAAATCTACGGGGATCTCATGTTCTTGCGCTTGGGATCCGTGCCAACGTTAGTCGTGTCATCTGCGGATATGGCGCGAGAAATATTTAAAGAACACGACCTTGCTTTCTCAGGGAGACCATCCTTGTATGCGGCGAAGAAGCTTACTTACAATTTGTCCACGGTTGCCTTTGCACCATATGGTGAATACTGGAGAGAGATAAGGAAAATAGCCGTTTTAGAGCTGCTTACCGTCAAAAGAATCCAATCTTTTGTTCAAATAAGAGATGAAGAGGTGGGTCGCATGATTGATAGCATAGCTCAACATGCGAAGAAACTCGTGAATGTGAGTCAGTTGTCGTTTTCACTTTTGAACAATGTTGTATGCCGCGTGGCTTTCGGAACTACAAGCCCTGATAACCATGCAAATGGTTATGGAAAAATGACTAGGTTTCAAGAAATTCTTCTGGAGGTGGAGCTCTTCGAGGCTGGTTTCAATGTCGCGGATTATTTTCCATGGTTGGCTTGGCTTAACAAGTTTAATGGTGTGGACCGGAAGTTAGATAAGATTTTTCGTGATTTAGATTGGTTCGTGGACAAGGCGATACACGAACATCGTGATCCTAAAAGGGTGACAACTGATCATGAAGATATTATTGATGTATTGCTCAGAATTCAGAAGGAACCTAATAAAGTGATCGCTCTAGATGATAAACATATCAAGGGTGTTCTCGTG GGAATATTTTCAGCTGGCACTGACACTTCATCAGCAACAATTGAATGGACTATGACAGAACTTATGAGAAATCCCAAAGTTAAAGAAAGAGTTCAACAAGAAGTGAGAACAATCTGCAAAGGAAAAGataaaatagaagaaaatgatCTCCAAAAACTCACCTACCTAAAACTAGTCGTAAAGGAATCGTTGAGGCTTCATCCACCAGCACCATTATTGGTCCCTCGAGAAACCATAGAAAACTGCACCATAGCCCAAAAATATGAAATCCCAACAAAGACGAGAGTCATGTTTAATGCTAGCGCCATTGGAACTGATCCAAAGTACTGGAAAAACCCAGAACAATTTTTTCCTGAGAGATTTCTTGACAGTGATATCGATTTTAGAGGACAGCATTTTGAATTGTTACCATTTGGATCTGGGAGAAGGGGTTGTCCGGGAATTAATTTCGCCCTTTCGCTTGTGGAGCTTGCACTTGCAAATCTTCTGTTTTTCTTCAATTGGGAGCTTCCGGAGGGAATGACACTAGAGGATCTTGATATGGAGGAGTCACTGGGGATCACAATGCATAAGAAAATCTCACTTTTTTTAATACCTTCACCAGCTCGtgctttataa